Genomic segment of Acidobacteriota bacterium:
GGTGACTTCTCCGAGAATGCGGACCGCGAGCCCGGGTCCCGGGAACGGATGCCGCCAGACGAACTCACGCTCGAGTCCGAGCTCCACGCCGAGCTGGCGGACCTCGTCCTTGAAGAGCTCTCTCAGTGGCTCGATCAGCTTCAGCCCCATCTTCTCCGGCAGGCCGCCGACGTTGTGATGGGTCTTGATGACGGCGGACGGTCCACGGACGGAGACGGACTCGATGACGTCGGGATAGAGGGTTCCCTGCACGAGATATTCGACTTCTTCGATCTTCCGGGCTTCTTCTTCGAAGACGGCGATGAACTCGTAACCGATGAAGCGCCGCTTCAGCTCGGGATCGTCGATTCCGGCGAGCTTGGAGAGAAAACGCTCACGTGCATCGACCGCCACGACGTGGAGACCGAGCCCGTCGCTCAGCCTCGAAACGACCTGCAGCGCCTCGTCCTTGCGAAGGACGCCATTGTCGACGAATACCGCCGTGAGCTGCTCGCCGATTGCACGGCCGACGAGGAGTGCGGCGACGGACGAATCGACCCCGCCGCTGACGGCTGCGATCACGCGACTCGAGCCGACGGTTTCCCGGATCTCAGCGATCTTGCGATCGCGAAACCCCTCGATACTCCAGTCGGCGCTGCTCTCGCAAATTCCGAAAACGAAATTGCGGAGGATTTTCGATCCCTCTTCGGTATGAGAAACCTCCGGGTGAAACTGGATTCCGTAAATCTTCCGGTCATGATTCGCGAAGGCGGCGAGGGGGGCGTTGGCCGACGAGGCAATCGTCGTGAAGCTCGAAGGAGATTTCGTGATGCGATCGCCATGGCTCATCCAGACGCGCTGTCGTGATGCAGTTCCTTCGAAAAGGGGAGATGAGGTCGTCTCGATCGTTGCGGCTCCGTACTCACGATGCGTCGCCGGCTCAACCTCGCCATCCAGAAGGTGAGCGGTCAGCTGCATCCCGTAGCAAACGCCAAGAACCGGGATCCCCATGTCGAAAACCTCGCGCGAGCAATGGGGTGCTTGCTCGGCGAAAACCGATTGCGGCCCTCCGGAGAGGATGATGCCGGCGGGCTTCATACGGCGAATTGCTTCCGGGTCGAAATCGTATGGGTGAATCTCGCAGTAGACCTCGAGCTCGCGAATCCTTCGTGCGATCAGCTGCGTGTATTGCGAGCCGAAATCGAGGATGAGGATGGAGGATTCCTGAGCGGTCAAGAAGCGGTGTTCCTTTCGAAGGACGGCGCGGCGCGGAAACAAAAACGGCCGCCCGTTGGGGCGGCCGTTGAATGATACACGTGCGGATTTCGAATCAGAAGATCAGGCGGACCGCGGCCTGGTACTGGCGGGGCTGCCCGGTGAAGGAGTTTTCACGACCGAAATTCGGGTTTCTCGTGAAGTTCCAGCCCGAGCTGCTTCTGAAGGAGCCGCTGAAGTAGGTCTGGTTGCTGAACGAAACGACCGTATTGTCTTCGTTGAGCGCGTTGAAGACCTCGCCGATGAGCTCGATACCGAAGTCGTTCCAGATCCGAAACTCCTTGCTGAGGCGAATGTCGAGCGTCGAAAAGTTCGGCTGCTCGAACGAGTTGCGCTCCATGATCGTCGCGCCGCGCTCGGCAAGGAATGCGGCGAGCTCCTCTCGGCTCGATCCGTTGGCCTGAGTCAGATCGATGATCGCCCCGTCGCGGTCGACGAAGACCGGCGTGTTGACGCCGACCTGGAACAGGCCGTTGAGCCCGCTCCTTCCGGCGTTTATCTCGGCGGTGTACGGCGAGCCGCTATTCCAGCGATAGATGCCGGAGAGATTGATGCCGAATGGAAACTCATAGGTGCCGGAGAGCACGGCGCGATGCTCGATGTTGTAGTCCGCGCGGCCTTCGCTGAGCTCCGGATTGAAAGGATCGTAGCTGCGCGAGCTCGAGGTGGAACGCTCATTCGAGTCCTGGTCGATGGCTTCCGACCACGTGTAGTGAGCGAGCCACGAGAAGCGGCTGTCGCTGGTTGCGTATTTGCGGGTTGCGAGAGTGATCGACTCGTAAGTTCCCTCGGCGTCGCTGACGTGCATCTTGATGTCGCGGAACGTCGGGTACGCGGCACCGCTCCGCCCGGCGGAGTAGGCCGGTAGATTGCCGTAGACGATGCCCGTCGGAACGGCGTTGATGTTGACCAGTCTCTGCTGGTTGGTCAGGTCGGCGTAGACGCCTTCGATCGAGACGCTGTACATCCGGCCGAGCTGCTGCTCGTAGCCGAGGCTCATCCGCGTCGATTCCTGGTTCTCGAGCTCAGGAGAGACCAGCGTCAGATCCGAGGCCGACCGGACGAACTGCGCGAACTCGTCCTCGGGCACAATGTTCGGATACGTGGGACATGGGTTTCTGCTGCAGATCAGCACGATCCGGTTGTAGTTACCCGAGATCTCGGCGAGCGGCGCAGCGTACAGAATCGATGGAATCGGTGTGAAGTACCTTCCAACCCCGCCGCGGATGACCGAGCGGCCATCAGCACGAAGGTCATATGCGAAGCCGAACCTCGGTGCGAAGTTGTCGTCGTCGTTGTTGAAGTTGTCGACGAACTCCGGAAACTGCGGGAATGCATTGCGATGCGGGGTCGGGATGTCCTGGAGGTCATACCGCAGACCGAAGTCGAGCGTGAGGTTGTCGTTGTATGTCCAGCTGTCCTGAATGAAGGCTCCCCAGGCGTTGTAATCGAACTCGGTCACCCCATCGGTGGGACCGCTGCCCTGGTCGAGACGGGAGGGGTTGTTGGCGAGAAAATCCTCGACCGAATCGAAAAAGTACTGGCCGGCATTTTCGCGGGGAAACAGATTGTAGATGTCGGTGGTGAGGTACTCGACCCCGCCCTTGACGTAATGGTTGCCCATGAGCCAGGACGCCTTCTCCTTGATCTGCAGTTTCTTCTCGTCGGTTCGGTTGGGGAGAAACTCGCTGCGCCCGAATCGGATGTCGAACGGTCCCAGATCGATGCGGGTCTCGGGCAGATTCATCTCGAGGGCGTTGATGGGACGCTCCTCGACACCGTACTGGACGATCAGCTGATTGAAGATCGAGTCGGTCAGCACGGAGTCGAGCTCGAGGACCGTGGAGTTGACGGTGTTGAACTCATCTCCCTGATTCGAGAGCATTCGCGGTGACTCACTGGGGGAGTTGTGGTAATCGGCGTAGTTGTGCCGGAGGGAGAAGTGATGGTTGGAGCCGATGTTGGCGTCGAGCTTCGCGAGATACGTCTCCTGGTCGTCGTCGCTCGCGTACTGGAACTGCTGGTCCAGAGCGCCACCGAGAAGCTGATCGATTCTGGATGTCAGCGCGTTCTGCGTGGCGGGATCGAGGTTCTGAAAACTGCTGCTGAGACGGAAGTCGTTCGCCGTGATCTGCTCGTTGATGTCCTGAAAGTCTGCGGTGAGAAAGTAGTGGAGAACATCCGTCATGATCGGACCGCCGACGGCGACGCCGTACTGGTCGACGTCACGGGCGTCGAAGAAGTCGACGACGTTCTGACCGTCGATCGTGGCCTCTCGCTCGTCGGCCCATGAGGCGTCGCGTTTGTAGTAGAAAAGCTGCCCTTCCATCTCGTTCGTACCGCTCTTGGTGATCGCGTTGACCGTCCCGCCTACGCCCCGGTTGTACTCGGCGCTGTAGGTGGAGCGGATGACCTGCATTTCCTGGATAGCGGCCTGCGAGAAAACGAAGGGCGCTTCGGTGCCTCCACGCTCTTCACCGAAGAAGTCCGAGTTGGCCTCGGCTCCGTCGATGTTGAAATCGGTCGCGATGCCACGTGCTCCGTTGAGGGCGACGCGACCGCCGAAGGCGTCCGTCACACCGGGCGTGAGCGAGACGAGATCCTTGAAGTCTCGTCCGAGAATCGGCAGATTCTGGATCTGCTCTTCACTCACCGAATATGTGACATCGGACTCCGTCGCGTCCACGACCGGAGCTTCGGCCGTGACGATGATCTCCTCGGAGAGTTGGGGATTGAGCGTGAGCGAAACGTCAGTGGTGGCGCCTAGCCGGACCATGACGTTCTCGCGCGTCTCCTGTCCGAGCCCGACCAGCTGCGCCGAAACCCGATACGAGCCGGGAGGTAGAAGGGCGAGGATGAAGTTTCCGTCGACGTCGGTGTAACCGACTCGCGACAGACCGGTGTTCTGATTCGTGGCCGTGACGGTGACGCCGGGCAGCGGCGATCGGCTCGAGTCGGTGACCTTGCCGCGAATCTCACCGGAGGTCTGGCTCGTCTGCGCGAGAGCAGGAATGGTGAGAACAGCGCACAGCACGGCCATGACCGAGAATTTGAACCTGGACATGTTGCCTCCTGAAAAGGGTTTGGGGATGATTGGAATCTTCATGAGAATCGTCGAGGCTGACAGCCTAATGCCGACCAGCTCGAACATCAACTATTTTGATCGTTTTTGGTAATGCGCGCCTGCGCTGGCTGTGAATCCGATGTAAAAAAATCATCGTCAGAAACTCTGCAGAAACTCCTCGTTGGAATCGAATTTCTGCAGCTTTTCGAGCAGCATTCTCATCGCGTTGAGGGGGTCGGTGCCCGCCAGTGCCCGGCGCAGCTGGTGGATCTTCGGGAGAACCGACGAATCGAGCAGCTTTTCTTCCTTGCGAGTACCGCTTTGCGGGATGTTCATGGCGGGGAAGATCCGGCGCTCGAACAGGCCCCGCTCGAGAACGATCTCGGTGTTGCCCGTCCCTTTGAATTCCTGGAAGATGACCTCATCCATCCGGGAGCCGGTGTCGACCAGAGCGGTCGCGACGATCGTCAGCGAGCCCCAGTTCTCGGCATTTCGAGCCGCGCCGAAGAACCGTCGGGGCTTCTCCATGGTTCGGGCATCGATTCCTCCCGACATGATCCGGCCGCTTCCCTTCTGTTGATTGTTGTAGGCACGAGACATCCTGGTGATCGAGTCGCAGAGGATGACGACGTCTTCTTTGAGCTCCACGAGCCGCCGCGCTCGTTCGAGAACGACCTCGGCGATCGTGATGTGATTCTCCGCCGTCTCGTCCGAGCTGGACGCAATTACGTCCCCCTGCACGGAGCGACGCATGTCGGTGACTTCCTCGGGGCGCTCGTCCACGAGAAGGACGAGAACGATCACTTCGGGATGATTCGTTTCGATACCGTGCGCGATGTCTTTCAGAAGCGTCGTCTTTCCGGCTTTCGGGGGAGCGACGACCAGGCAGCGCTGACCCTTGCCGATCGGAACGAGAAGGTCGAGCACACGTGTGGTGAGGCGCTGCGATTCGGTCTCGAGCTTGAACTGCTCGGTGGGATCGATCGAGATCAGATCGGCAAACGGATGTCTTTGCTCCTGATAGTCCTCGATGGAACGCCCTTCGATCTTCTCGACATCGTCGAGAACCAGCCCGCGGGTCGTCTGGTTGGCAATTCCTTCGATCAGAATGCCGTCGTCGAGGCGCAGCTTGTCGATGATCGAGCGGGGAACCTGCGGATCGGCTGGTTGGGGGACGTAGTTGTTGAGAGTGTCGAGAAGAATGCTCTGCCCGTTCGGTTTTGTCCAGAGGACCCCCTGGACGCGTTCGGGCTCGCCGGTGATCTGCAGCGGTTGCTGCTGAGCCGTGGAAGGGGCTCGCCCCTTCCGCTTTCGCCTGGGACGTTTCCGTCGGCGTTGCGCGTCGTTCATCTGAGCGTCATCGGGCCTGGCAGAACCGTCGGACTCGGCGGAGCTACCGCCTCGCCGTCTGCGGCGGCGGCGCCTGCGGGGTGGATTGTCTTCAGTCGTCATGCAGGGAATCCTTTCGGAAACCAGTCTCGCTCGAAAAGAGCGATCGTGAATTGCCACGATCCGTCACGCGGAGGTTCTCGACGCGTGGCGTCTCCCGGGCCTCGAAGAGCTCACCGGGTCGCGGCGTCGCTAGTATAGTCTGCCAAAATCGAATTGCAAGGGCAGAACTGGTGTGTAAGAATCGTTCTGCTGCGGCAACCGATCATGGCTCGCCAAATTCTCGTCATCGAATACGAACCCCGCTACATTCAGCGAGCCGAGGATGCCCTGGTTGCCACCGACATTACGTCTCACGTCGCCAGGTCGGGCGATGAAGCGGGCAGGCTCATGGCGAGCAACCGCTACGACCTCGTCGTACTCTCGACGATCATACCGAGATTCAGTACTGCCGATCTCGTCAAGTCGGTCAGACAGAACCTCGGACCGTCCGTTCCTATTCTCTTCACCATCAGTGGGTACAGCGGATCCGACCCGAAGACGGACGCGCAGAAGCTCGGTGGGCAGGGCCTGCTGCTCAAGCCCTATACTGTCGACGACTTCTCCCGCAAGCTCAAAGAGATGCTCCCCGACTCCTCGGCTGAGGAAGCGCCGTTCGAGACCGCACCCACGGTTCAGATGTCTTCCGAGGAGCTGTTTGGTGATCTGGTCGACCGGCCCACGCTGAGCAAGGAACCGGACCCCTCAGCGCTGACCGAAAAGGTCCGCAAGGTCTCAGTCGAAGACGTCGACAAACTTCTGGAGGATACGCTCGCCGGAGTGCGAATCCCGACGCTGAGAAAGCGTGCCCCCGCGGCCGAGCCTCCCAAAGAGTCTCCCGCTCCGGCTCCGGCCGATGACGTCGACAAACTTCTCGAAGACACTCTGTCGGGCCTCGAGGGTCGGAAGAAGAAGGGGCCGCCGGAATCGCCGGCTCCGTCTCGGCAGACCGGTCCGGAGCACGACCTCCCTCCGTTTCCCGAAGCCACTGCGGAGCCAGCGAGCTCGGGAGAAGCCGGAGGCCCCGTTTCGTCAGATCCGAACCAGTTCGGCCAGTACAAACTGATCGAGAAAATTGCCACCGGAGGTATGGCGGAAGTCTGGAAGGCGCGGATGCACGGTCTGGAGGGCTTCGAAAAGATCGTTGCGATCAAAAAAATCCTTCCCCATCTCTCGGACAACGAGGAATTCATCGAGATGTTCGTCGATGAAGCCAAGCTCGCAGCTCAGCTGAACCACAACAACATCATCCACATTTACGATCTGGGCAAGCTCGAGGAATCGTGGTTCATCGCGATGGAGTACATCGACGGCTACGACCTGAAGAGCATTCTGAAAATGGCGCGCGAGCGCGTACACCCGCTGCCGGTTCCACTTGCACTTTTCGTTGCGTCGAAGATCTGCTGGGCTCTCGATTACGCTCATCGGAAGAAGGGCTTCGACAACGAAAAACTCGGGCTCGTTCATCGCGACGTCTCCCCTCAGAACGTTCTGATCTCGTCGGAAGGCGACATCAAGTTGTGTGATTTCGGGATCGCGAAGGCGGCGACCAAGGCCTCCCACACTCAGGCGGGAGTCCTCAAGGGAAAGCTGCAGTACATGTCGCCGGAGCAGGCGTGGGGCCGTCAGATCGACCATCGGTCCGATCTTTTTGCGACGGCTGTCGTGCTTTTCGAAATGCTCGCCGGGCGGAAGCTCTTTCAGGGCGACAGCGACATCTCGGTACTCGATCAGGTTCGTGAAGCTCAGGTTCCGGCTCCTTCGATGTACGAGGAGGATGTCACTCCGGAAATCGACGAGATCGTCCTCAAGGGGCTTGAAAAGGATCCGGAGGCCCGGTACCAGACGGCGGGGGAGATGGCGAGGGCCATCGATCAACAACTATTCAACTTCAAACCGGCCCCCACCAACCTCGATCTCGCAGCGTGGATCGACGGGCTCGAGCGATCCGCCAGGGTTCCGACCGAAGAGCGCCCATTGCCGCTCCAGCCGGTCGAGACAAGATCCTCGGCTGAATCCGAGAGCTCCGAGCCGCGTGAAATCGTTACGCCGGCTTCGCTGATCACGCCGGCGCCCGAAAAGGTCGTGACCGAGGCCGCAGCCGAGCCGGAAGAGGTCGTGATCATCGATGAGCCTCCGCGGAAAAGAAGCGCGGTGCCGTGGATCGCGGCCATCCTCCTGATCGGGCTCGCCGGTGCGGTGGGAGCCTGGTACGTGATGGCCCCCTCGCGCGATGCAGGCGAACAGGCGCCGGCCTCCGAGATCGCCGACCGCGGCGATGTCCCCGCGCCGGTCGGTATCGTGCAGCCCACCGAAACGGCCGGAACGATTGCCCTGACCGGGGAAGGTCTCGAAGAGGAAGAGCTCGTCCCCGACGAGCAGGAGCTGGAGCCGGAGCTCGACGCTGCGGATCTGGCGAGGATCGATCAGGAGGTGAGGGATCGGCTCGCGGCGGACCGGCGAGACGCTGAAGAGCGACAGAGACGACAGAGGGAGCAACTCGACCGGGAACGGGAGGCAGCAGCGCGCGCTTCCGAGCCTCCCCGGCGGACGGCACAACCAGATCGGCCGACCCCGACTGCGACTCCTCCCGCGACCACGACCCGCTCCACGCCGCTTCCCGAGGAAGGAGTGCCGGTGAGCACGTCTCCGGAAGAGCCCCGTACGGTGGAGCCCGATCCGCCTCCCCCGACGACGCGGGCCGAAGAGGCGACCCTCGAGGTCAGGACCGGCGACTTCGTTCCTCCCGGAACCCCGGGTCTCGTCGAGCCCGAGCTTCTCAGTCTGGGGAGAAAAGATTATCCGGCGCTTGCGAAGAGGCTTCGGGTCGAGGGAATCGTGATCGTTCGCGCGCTGGTCGCTGAGACTGGTGAAGTGCTCGAGGCCGAAGTGCTGCGAGGCATCAGCCCCAATGTCGGCCTGAACGAGGCAGCCGAAACGATGGTGCGGACGGGAAGGTTCCGTCCCGCAACCAAGGACGGCGTGAAGGTGCGGGCCTACAAGACGGTGACCGTACCCTTCAGACTCTGACTCTGAGGTCAGGGCCGAATATGCCGGGCCGTCGGTCGCGTTTGAGCCGACAGCGTGCGGATGGCGGCGATCCGCGCGGGGTCCTGAGTTATACTTCGACGCTCGGAGCCCGACGGCTCCTCAGGAGAGGTCAAATGCCAATTTTGAGCGATCAGCAGCGCGAGTTCTACGAGAACACGCTGAGGGTGACCCGGGATGAGATTGAAGAGCTCAAAGAGCAGATCGAGGAAGAGCTGTCGAAGGTCAAGGAACGGATCGCGGAGCTGCAGACTGCCATCGCGGCCTCGCGGCAGATGTACGAAGCGGCCTGCAACCGGCTCGGGATTCCGGTCGACCTCGACGAGGACGAAAGATCCGAGGGCTGAGCGCGTCCTGCCGAGGGCATTCGGGACGGGCGGAATCATGTTCTGATTCAACCGATGCTGGTCGGATCGGTATGACATGATTCGGTTCGAAGACATTCTCGAAAAGGTCGAAGCGTACAAACCCGACTTCGATGAGGAGTTTCTGCAGAAGGCCTACGTTTACTCAGCCTTCGCTCACAAGGGGCAGACCAGACGTTCGGGTGAGCCGTATCTGATCCATCCGCTGAATGTGGCCTACATCCTCGCCGAGATGCGGCTCGACGAGGTGTCGATTGCGGTCGGGCTGCTCCACGATGTGCTCGAGGACACGCTGACGACCAAGGAGGAGCTCGCCGCGTTGTTCGGCGAAGAGGTCGCTGAGCTCGTCGACGGTGTCACCAAGATCTCCCGCTATGCCTACGTGTCGAAGGAGGAGCAGCAGGCCGAGACCTTTCGAAAGATGATCCTCGCGATGATCTCGGATTTGCGAGTGATTCTCATCAAGCTCGCCGACCGGCTCCACAACATGCGAACGCTCGATCATCTCCCGGAGGAGAGGCGGGTGAAGATCGCGCAGGAGACCATGGAGATCTACGCTCCAATCGCAAATCGTCTC
This window contains:
- the rho gene encoding transcription termination factor Rho — its product is MTTEDNPPRRRRRRRRRGGSSAESDGSARPDDAQMNDAQRRRKRPRRKRKGRAPSTAQQQPLQITGEPERVQGVLWTKPNGQSILLDTLNNYVPQPADPQVPRSIIDKLRLDDGILIEGIANQTTRGLVLDDVEKIEGRSIEDYQEQRHPFADLISIDPTEQFKLETESQRLTTRVLDLLVPIGKGQRCLVVAPPKAGKTTLLKDIAHGIETNHPEVIVLVLLVDERPEEVTDMRRSVQGDVIASSSDETAENHITIAEVVLERARRLVELKEDVVILCDSITRMSRAYNNQQKGSGRIMSGGIDARTMEKPRRFFGAARNAENWGSLTIVATALVDTGSRMDEVIFQEFKGTGNTEIVLERGLFERRIFPAMNIPQSGTRKEEKLLDSSVLPKIHQLRRALAGTDPLNAMRMLLEKLQKFDSNEEFLQSF
- a CDS encoding TonB-dependent receptor, whose amino-acid sequence is MSRFKFSVMAVLCAVLTIPALAQTSQTSGEIRGKVTDSSRSPLPGVTVTATNQNTGLSRVGYTDVDGNFILALLPPGSYRVSAQLVGLGQETRENVMVRLGATTDVSLTLNPQLSEEIIVTAEAPVVDATESDVTYSVSEEQIQNLPILGRDFKDLVSLTPGVTDAFGGRVALNGARGIATDFNIDGAEANSDFFGEERGGTEAPFVFSQAAIQEMQVIRSTYSAEYNRGVGGTVNAITKSGTNEMEGQLFYYKRDASWADEREATIDGQNVVDFFDARDVDQYGVAVGGPIMTDVLHYFLTADFQDINEQITANDFRLSSSFQNLDPATQNALTSRIDQLLGGALDQQFQYASDDDQETYLAKLDANIGSNHHFSLRHNYADYHNSPSESPRMLSNQGDEFNTVNSTVLELDSVLTDSIFNQLIVQYGVEERPINALEMNLPETRIDLGPFDIRFGRSEFLPNRTDEKKLQIKEKASWLMGNHYVKGGVEYLTTDIYNLFPRENAGQYFFDSVEDFLANNPSRLDQGSGPTDGVTEFDYNAWGAFIQDSWTYNDNLTLDFGLRYDLQDIPTPHRNAFPQFPEFVDNFNNDDDNFAPRFGFAYDLRADGRSVIRGGVGRYFTPIPSILYAAPLAEISGNYNRIVLICSRNPCPTYPNIVPEDEFAQFVRSASDLTLVSPELENQESTRMSLGYEQQLGRMYSVSIEGVYADLTNQQRLVNINAVPTGIVYGNLPAYSAGRSGAAYPTFRDIKMHVSDAEGTYESITLATRKYATSDSRFSWLAHYTWSEAIDQDSNERSTSSSRSYDPFNPELSEGRADYNIEHRAVLSGTYEFPFGINLSGIYRWNSGSPYTAEINAGRSGLNGLFQVGVNTPVFVDRDGAIIDLTQANGSSREELAAFLAERGATIMERNSFEQPNFSTLDIRLSKEFRIWNDFGIELIGEVFNALNEDNTVVSFSNQTYFSGSFRSSSGWNFTRNPNFGRENSFTGQPRQYQAAVRLIF
- a CDS encoding TonB family protein, yielding MARQILVIEYEPRYIQRAEDALVATDITSHVARSGDEAGRLMASNRYDLVVLSTIIPRFSTADLVKSVRQNLGPSVPILFTISGYSGSDPKTDAQKLGGQGLLLKPYTVDDFSRKLKEMLPDSSAEEAPFETAPTVQMSSEELFGDLVDRPTLSKEPDPSALTEKVRKVSVEDVDKLLEDTLAGVRIPTLRKRAPAAEPPKESPAPAPADDVDKLLEDTLSGLEGRKKKGPPESPAPSRQTGPEHDLPPFPEATAEPASSGEAGGPVSSDPNQFGQYKLIEKIATGGMAEVWKARMHGLEGFEKIVAIKKILPHLSDNEEFIEMFVDEAKLAAQLNHNNIIHIYDLGKLEESWFIAMEYIDGYDLKSILKMARERVHPLPVPLALFVASKICWALDYAHRKKGFDNEKLGLVHRDVSPQNVLISSEGDIKLCDFGIAKAATKASHTQAGVLKGKLQYMSPEQAWGRQIDHRSDLFATAVVLFEMLAGRKLFQGDSDISVLDQVREAQVPAPSMYEEDVTPEIDEIVLKGLEKDPEARYQTAGEMARAIDQQLFNFKPAPTNLDLAAWIDGLERSARVPTEERPLPLQPVETRSSAESESSEPREIVTPASLITPAPEKVVTEAAAEPEEVVIIDEPPRKRSAVPWIAAILLIGLAGAVGAWYVMAPSRDAGEQAPASEIADRGDVPAPVGIVQPTETAGTIALTGEGLEEEELVPDEQELEPELDAADLARIDQEVRDRLAADRRDAEERQRRQREQLDREREAAARASEPPRRTAQPDRPTPTATPPATTTRSTPLPEEGVPVSTSPEEPRTVEPDPPPPTTRAEEATLEVRTGDFVPPGTPGLVEPELLSLGRKDYPALAKRLRVEGIVIVRALVAETGEVLEAEVLRGISPNVGLNEAAETMVRTGRFRPATKDGVKVRAYKTVTVPFRL
- the guaA gene encoding glutamine-hydrolyzing GMP synthase; protein product: MTAQESSILILDFGSQYTQLIARRIRELEVYCEIHPYDFDPEAIRRMKPAGIILSGGPQSVFAEQAPHCSREVFDMGIPVLGVCYGMQLTAHLLDGEVEPATHREYGAATIETTSSPLFEGTASRQRVWMSHGDRITKSPSSFTTIASSANAPLAAFANHDRKIYGIQFHPEVSHTEEGSKILRNFVFGICESSADWSIEGFRDRKIAEIRETVGSSRVIAAVSGGVDSSVAALLVGRAIGEQLTAVFVDNGVLRKDEALQVVSRLSDGLGLHVVAVDARERFLSKLAGIDDPELKRRFIGYEFIAVFEEEARKIEEVEYLVQGTLYPDVIESVSVRGPSAVIKTHHNVGGLPEKMGLKLIEPLRELFKDEVRQLGVELGLEREFVWRHPFPGPGLAVRILGEVTAERVAILQQADAIFVDEIRRAGLYDEIAQALAVLLPVRSVGVMGDQRTYENVCALRAVTTSDFMTADWYRFPPDVLDHISRRIVNEVKGINRVVYDVSSKPPSTIEWE